Proteins from a genomic interval of Gordonia sp. SL306:
- the pheA gene encoding prephenate dehydratase produces the protein MSVFAYFGPSGTFTEIALDKVLAAGVPLPRTTGDVQKIAAKSPASTIEMVRGAVADYGCVPIESSVEGAVPATADALVPPDPGTSGRVQVFAEVVLDVAFTIAARTPIPATEVRSLAAYPVAAAQVRESVEKLYPNAQFVTALSNAAAAADVAAQRADAAVTTSLAAGLSGLVTLADGVADADDAYTRFLLIGRPAPPPPATGADRTSVILDLPNVPGSLMSAMNEFASRGIDLTRIESRPRRDVPGSYRFYLDAVGHLDDDAVGEALRALYRRCERVVYLGSWPVDRGTGAPPPDPSDSAAWFAALRRGEVR, from the coding sequence GTGTCAGTGTTCGCATATTTCGGGCCATCGGGGACCTTCACCGAGATCGCCCTCGACAAAGTGCTCGCCGCGGGCGTGCCGTTGCCGCGAACGACCGGTGACGTGCAGAAGATCGCGGCGAAGAGTCCGGCGTCGACCATCGAGATGGTTCGTGGGGCGGTCGCCGATTACGGATGCGTTCCGATCGAGAGTTCGGTCGAGGGAGCCGTTCCCGCCACCGCGGATGCCCTGGTCCCGCCCGATCCGGGCACCTCGGGCCGCGTGCAGGTGTTCGCCGAGGTGGTCCTCGACGTCGCGTTCACCATCGCCGCTCGCACGCCGATCCCCGCCACCGAGGTGCGCAGTCTCGCCGCCTACCCGGTAGCCGCTGCGCAGGTGCGTGAATCGGTCGAGAAGCTCTATCCGAACGCCCAATTCGTGACGGCGTTATCGAACGCGGCGGCCGCCGCCGACGTCGCGGCGCAACGAGCCGATGCCGCGGTGACGACCTCGCTGGCCGCCGGGCTGTCGGGGCTGGTGACCCTTGCCGACGGGGTGGCCGACGCCGACGACGCCTACACCCGATTCCTCCTGATCGGGCGTCCGGCGCCGCCGCCGCCCGCGACCGGCGCCGACCGCACGTCGGTGATCCTCGACCTGCCGAACGTGCCGGGCAGCCTGATGTCTGCGATGAACGAATTCGCTTCGCGGGGAATCGATCTGACCCGAATCGAGTCCCGTCCGCGGCGGGATGTCCCGGGGTCCTACCGGTTCTATCTCGATGCCGTCGGCCATCTAGACGACGACGCGGTCGGCGAGGCGCTGCGCGCCCTGTACAGACGGTGTGAGCGGGTGGTCTACCTGGGCTCGTGGCCGGTCGATCGCGGAACAGGGGCTCCGCCGCCGGATCCGTCCGACAGCGCGGCCTGGTTCGCCGCCCTGCGGCGCGGGGAGGTCCGGTAG
- a CDS encoding histidine phosphatase family protein, with protein sequence MTRLHLVRHGETTSNVMRRLDTALPGAGLTDFGGRQGVRFALEHTPGDRVVLVSSVARRAQQTAELIGSVWGTAPDVADGIHEVQVGELEDRSDDDAHGVFKDIVERWHQGDIEARLPGGESLAMVYERYLPVIDDLTSRHLVGPDQRDVYVVSHGAAIRLIAARLAGVDPTFAASTHLQNTGSIELEYVDGLWRLHRWGAVTGPFGPTVDEPLVTDPMG encoded by the coding sequence GTGACGCGGCTGCACCTGGTCCGGCACGGCGAGACGACCTCGAACGTGATGCGGCGGCTCGACACCGCGCTGCCCGGCGCCGGCCTCACGGATTTCGGCGGTCGCCAGGGCGTGCGGTTCGCGCTCGAGCACACGCCCGGCGATCGGGTGGTCCTGGTCAGTTCGGTGGCGCGGCGTGCCCAGCAGACCGCGGAGTTGATCGGATCGGTGTGGGGAACCGCCCCCGACGTCGCCGACGGCATCCACGAGGTCCAGGTGGGCGAGCTCGAGGACCGCTCCGACGACGACGCCCACGGCGTGTTCAAGGACATCGTGGAACGTTGGCACCAGGGCGACATCGAGGCGCGGCTCCCGGGTGGTGAATCACTCGCGATGGTCTACGAACGCTATCTGCCGGTGATCGACGATCTCACCAGCCGGCACCTGGTCGGACCCGATCAGCGCGATGTCTATGTGGTCAGTCATGGCGCTGCGATCCGGCTGATCGCGGCACGGCTCGCCGGTGTCGACCCGACGTTCGCCGCGAGTACGCATCTACAGAACACCGGCAGCATCGAACTCGAGTACGTCGACGGATTGTGGCGGCTGCATCGTTGGGGCGCGGTCACCGGTCCGTTCGGTCCGACAGTCGACGAACCCCTCGTGACCGATCCGATGGGCTGA
- a CDS encoding metallopeptidase family protein yields the protein MPIRMSDDEFDGLVSDALDTIPSELTDNMSNVVILVEAHNTEEPTILGLYHGVALTMRDHEYGGYLPDTITIYREPILAICRDRDEVVREVAVTVIHEIAHHFGIDDAWLHANGWG from the coding sequence ATGCCGATCCGGATGTCCGACGACGAGTTCGACGGGCTGGTGTCCGACGCTCTCGACACCATCCCGTCGGAGCTGACCGACAACATGTCGAATGTGGTGATCCTCGTCGAGGCACACAACACCGAGGAGCCGACCATCCTCGGCCTCTATCACGGCGTCGCGCTCACCATGCGAGACCACGAATACGGCGGCTACCTGCCGGACACCATCACCATCTACCGCGAACCGATCCTCGCGATCTGCCGCGACCGGGACGAGGTGGTCCGGGAGGTCGCCGTGACCGTGATCCACGAGATCGCCCACCATTTCGGCATCGACGACGCCTGGCTGCACGCCAACGGCTGGGGCTGA
- a CDS encoding septum formation family protein, which translates to MNDDDPTPDDADDWVRLPGDDDTDRVEVVDPSPGEGRSTGADADQDEATKPSGWLTTMLAHPTRVVLSAVVIGAIVAGGIALAMGVFNDSGSVGGTDIGENERIAQNAFTKSVTGDCLDWPAGDPGNPSKVGCDQKHRFEVAGPLDTAVLPGSEFGESAVWPGTERFAAIRDEQCPVIVDQYLDGRLDPQGRFSVGMMYPSQVQWDKGARELRCGVQQTGKDGAPEQFVGRVADQDQSFQWPAGTCIGIDRATRKPTGTTVNCTEAHAFQTTGTVSLAPRFGDRLSGKPWPAAQQQNDYLQSICPVQANRFLGGKNKLDATTLNVQWSVLSEPSWLAGSRTVVCYLGLPDGGGFATLVGDARSTLLINGKLPVPPPAAPPGRALPTPVPLPPGVEPNPIETPAPAG; encoded by the coding sequence ATGAACGACGACGACCCCACCCCCGACGACGCCGACGACTGGGTGCGCCTACCCGGCGACGACGACACCGATCGTGTGGAAGTCGTCGACCCTTCCCCAGGTGAGGGCCGCTCGACCGGTGCCGACGCCGACCAGGACGAAGCGACGAAACCGAGCGGGTGGCTCACCACCATGCTGGCCCACCCCACGCGCGTGGTGTTGTCGGCGGTGGTGATCGGCGCGATCGTGGCCGGCGGGATCGCGCTCGCGATGGGGGTCTTCAATGACAGCGGCAGCGTTGGCGGGACCGACATCGGCGAGAACGAACGGATCGCCCAGAACGCCTTCACGAAGTCGGTGACCGGGGACTGCCTCGATTGGCCCGCCGGTGACCCCGGCAACCCGAGCAAGGTCGGCTGCGATCAGAAACACCGGTTCGAGGTCGCCGGACCGCTGGACACCGCGGTGCTGCCCGGCTCCGAGTTCGGCGAATCCGCCGTGTGGCCGGGTACCGAACGATTCGCCGCGATCCGCGACGAGCAGTGCCCGGTGATCGTCGACCAGTACCTGGACGGACGGCTCGATCCGCAGGGACGGTTCTCGGTCGGCATGATGTACCCGTCGCAGGTGCAGTGGGACAAGGGCGCCCGCGAACTGCGCTGCGGGGTCCAGCAGACCGGCAAGGACGGTGCACCGGAACAGTTCGTCGGCCGGGTCGCCGACCAGGATCAGTCCTTCCAGTGGCCTGCCGGCACCTGCATCGGGATCGACCGGGCCACCAGGAAGCCGACCGGGACCACGGTCAACTGCACCGAGGCACACGCGTTCCAGACGACTGGCACGGTCTCCCTCGCGCCGCGGTTCGGGGATCGGCTCTCGGGCAAACCGTGGCCCGCCGCCCAACAGCAGAACGACTACCTGCAGTCCATCTGCCCGGTCCAGGCGAACAGATTCCTCGGCGGCAAGAACAAGCTGGATGCGACCACCCTGAACGTGCAGTGGTCGGTGCTGTCGGAGCCGAGTTGGCTCGCCGGCAGCCGAACGGTCGTCTGCTACCTGGGCCTTCCCGACGGCGGCGGGTTCGCCACGTTGGTCGGCGATGCCCGATCCACCCTGCTCATCAACGGCAAACTGCCCGTCCCGCCGCCGGCGGCTCCCCCTGGCCGGGCGTTGCCGACACCGGTTCCGCTGCCGCCCGGCGTGGAGCCCAATCCGATCGAGACGCCGGCCCCGGCCGGGTGA
- a CDS encoding ankyrin repeat domain-containing protein, giving the protein MTPDNPDHPNETGAEVPDDVAELAGRLFDMARAGDAETLRAYLEAGVPADLRNQAGDSLLMLAAYHGSGPAVTALLDHGADADVANDKGQTPLAGAVFKGHDDVVELLVRAGADPHAGTPSAHDAAQMFGRTDYLRYWERPVE; this is encoded by the coding sequence GTGACCCCCGACAACCCCGACCACCCGAACGAGACCGGCGCCGAGGTCCCCGACGACGTCGCCGAACTGGCCGGTCGACTCTTCGACATGGCCCGGGCAGGCGATGCCGAGACATTGCGGGCCTACCTGGAGGCCGGTGTGCCCGCCGATCTGCGGAACCAGGCGGGGGATTCGTTGCTGATGCTCGCCGCCTACCACGGCTCGGGGCCCGCGGTGACCGCATTGCTCGACCACGGCGCGGACGCGGACGTCGCCAACGACAAGGGACAGACGCCGCTGGCCGGTGCGGTGTTCAAGGGCCACGACGATGTGGTGGAGCTTCTGGTCCGGGCCGGTGCCGACCCGCATGCGGGAACGCCGTCGGCGCACGACGCCGCCCAGATGTTCGGCCGCACCGACTACCTCCGATACTGGGAGCGCCCGGTCGAGTAA
- a CDS encoding SGNH/GDSL hydrolase family protein, which produces MHVTRAFVTRAATVAASLVTVAIVAAGMAVVELSSPDVEASAARAERPASAGRPAVRYVALGSSYAAGPGATRLVDRRCLRTADNYPHQVAAARGLSLTDVTCSGATTANILRTPQSPYADVPQITAVTPDTDLVTVTIGGNDLSYISRVAAQGCANTVANLARDSVISGCRAGARVRPEPSADAYTAVEHAIVEIVSQVRSHAPHAKVVIVDYPPLIDPHAPQCSRIPLTADEAAETVRVHDGLVAATARAARISGAALVTASKTGAAHTACSSQPWLSGFEPPAPYHPTELGKSGVAQLVLRVLNRAG; this is translated from the coding sequence ATGCACGTGACCCGTGCGTTCGTCACGCGCGCCGCGACCGTCGCGGCTTCTCTGGTGACCGTCGCGATCGTCGCCGCGGGTATGGCGGTCGTCGAGCTGAGCAGTCCCGACGTGGAGGCATCTGCGGCGCGCGCCGAGCGCCCGGCGTCTGCCGGGCGTCCCGCGGTGAGGTATGTGGCATTGGGGAGTTCGTACGCGGCCGGTCCGGGCGCCACCCGGCTGGTGGACCGACGGTGCCTGCGGACCGCGGACAATTACCCGCATCAGGTGGCCGCCGCCCGCGGCCTGTCGCTCACCGATGTCACCTGTTCCGGGGCGACCACGGCGAACATTCTCCGTACCCCGCAGTCGCCGTACGCCGACGTCCCGCAGATCACCGCGGTCACCCCGGACACCGATCTGGTCACCGTCACCATCGGCGGGAACGACCTGAGCTACATCAGTCGCGTCGCCGCCCAGGGCTGCGCGAACACGGTCGCCAATCTGGCGCGCGACAGCGTGATCAGCGGTTGCCGCGCCGGCGCACGGGTCCGGCCGGAGCCATCTGCCGACGCCTACACGGCGGTCGAGCACGCGATCGTCGAGATCGTCTCGCAGGTACGGTCCCACGCACCGCATGCCAAGGTGGTGATCGTCGACTATCCGCCTCTGATCGATCCGCATGCACCGCAGTGCAGTCGGATTCCGTTGACCGCCGACGAGGCCGCCGAGACCGTCCGCGTCCACGACGGCCTGGTCGCCGCGACCGCGCGCGCCGCCCGCATCTCCGGGGCCGCGCTGGTGACCGCGTCGAAGACCGGTGCCGCGCACACGGCGTGCTCGTCGCAACCGTGGCTGTCGGGTTTCGAGCCGCCCGCGCCGTACCATCCGACGGAACTCGGCAAATCGGGTGTCGCACAACTGGTTCTGCGGGTGCTGAACCGGGCGGGCTGA
- the serS gene encoding serine--tRNA ligase has protein sequence MIDLKILRENPDLVRASQRTRGEDPGLVDALLDADTTRRSAIVEADTLRSEQKALGKQVGKAQGDEKAALLAKGKDLAEQVKAAVGRQHAADEAATAAHRAISNLVEDGAPAGGEDDYVVLEHVGEPRTIDDPKDHLELGESLGLIDMERGAKVSGSRFYFLTGQGALLQLGLLNMAAQKAVANGFTLMIPPVLVRPEIMGGTGFLGAHADEVYHLADDDLYLVGTSEVPMAGYHSDEIIDLANGPKRYAGWSSCFRREAGSYGKDTRGIIRVHQFDKVEGFIYCRPEDAAAEHQKLLGWERDMLAAIDVPYRVIDVAGGDLGSSAARKYDCEAWVPTQNTYRELTSTSNCTTFQARRLSIRYRDENGKPQIAATLNGTLATTRWIVAILENHQQPDGSVKLPPELARFVGTDVLEPK, from the coding sequence GTGATCGACCTCAAGATTCTTCGTGAGAACCCCGACCTCGTGCGAGCCTCGCAGCGGACGAGGGGCGAGGATCCCGGCCTGGTCGACGCCCTGCTCGACGCCGACACCACGCGACGGTCGGCCATCGTCGAGGCCGACACGCTGCGGTCCGAGCAGAAGGCGCTCGGCAAGCAGGTCGGCAAGGCTCAAGGTGACGAGAAGGCCGCGCTGCTGGCCAAGGGCAAGGACCTCGCCGAGCAGGTGAAGGCTGCGGTCGGCCGCCAGCATGCGGCCGACGAGGCGGCGACGGCCGCGCACCGTGCGATCTCCAACCTCGTCGAGGACGGCGCGCCTGCCGGTGGCGAGGACGACTACGTGGTGCTCGAGCACGTCGGTGAACCGCGCACGATCGACGACCCGAAGGACCACCTGGAGCTCGGGGAGTCGCTGGGGCTCATCGACATGGAGCGCGGGGCCAAGGTGTCCGGCTCACGCTTCTACTTCCTGACCGGTCAGGGCGCCCTGCTCCAGCTCGGACTGCTGAACATGGCCGCGCAGAAGGCGGTGGCGAACGGCTTCACCCTGATGATCCCGCCGGTGCTGGTGCGGCCGGAGATCATGGGCGGCACCGGTTTTCTCGGCGCCCACGCCGACGAGGTCTATCACCTCGCGGACGACGACCTCTATCTGGTCGGGACGTCGGAGGTGCCGATGGCCGGCTACCACTCGGACGAGATCATCGATCTGGCCAACGGGCCGAAACGCTATGCGGGCTGGTCGAGTTGTTTCCGTCGGGAGGCCGGCAGCTACGGCAAGGACACCCGAGGCATCATCCGGGTCCATCAGTTCGACAAGGTCGAGGGCTTCATCTACTGCAGGCCCGAGGACGCCGCGGCCGAGCATCAGAAGCTGCTCGGCTGGGAGCGGGACATGCTCGCCGCCATCGACGTGCCGTACCGGGTGATCGACGTCGCCGGTGGAGATCTCGGCTCGTCGGCCGCCCGCAAGTACGACTGCGAGGCATGGGTGCCGACGCAGAACACCTATCGCGAGCTGACCTCGACGTCGAACTGCACGACCTTCCAGGCGCGGCGACTGTCCATTCGCTACCGCGACGAGAACGGCAAACCGCAGATCGCGGCGACGCTGAACGGCACCCTCGCGACCACCCGCTGGATCGTCGCGATCCTGGAGAATCACCAGCAGCCCGACGGCTCGGTGAAGCTCCCGCCGGAGCTCGCACGGTTCGTGGGCACCGACGTGCTCGAGCCCAAATGA
- a CDS encoding EamA/RhaT family transporter: protein MTTGIVIAVIGSFAFAAAAVLQALGADQVAQRAAIREERRKSSKSHPSLRSTVATMLTVPFLIGFVFDIVGFISTILSARLIPLFLSQTIISARLVATALLAMVVLHVSLTMRDWLAGTVVIASLVLLAVSAGREGVDDARWMHWAVLVAGPILFGLGIVVMRVMHKHIAAATGLIAGAVFGVMAVASRILDGLDPFHPGTLFTDPALYGLLFSGICGFYLFTVALQTGSVNGAAAALVVGQTVLPGLVGILLLGDVTRAGWGPVAIVAFAAAVGGGVVLASSGAVTAVESADVTNMPRGYGRTQREVDRQR from the coding sequence ATGACCACGGGCATCGTCATCGCGGTGATCGGCTCCTTCGCGTTCGCCGCGGCAGCAGTGTTGCAGGCGCTGGGGGCAGATCAGGTCGCGCAGCGTGCGGCGATCCGGGAAGAACGCCGGAAATCGTCGAAATCCCATCCGTCGCTTCGGTCAACCGTCGCGACGATGCTCACGGTGCCGTTCCTGATCGGGTTCGTCTTCGACATCGTCGGGTTCATCTCCACCATCCTGTCGGCCCGGCTGATCCCGTTGTTCCTGTCGCAGACCATCATCTCGGCGCGACTCGTGGCGACCGCGTTGCTGGCGATGGTCGTCCTGCACGTGTCGCTGACCATGCGGGACTGGCTCGCCGGAACGGTGGTGATCGCGTCACTCGTGCTGCTCGCGGTGTCGGCCGGTCGAGAGGGGGTCGACGACGCCCGCTGGATGCACTGGGCGGTCCTGGTGGCCGGCCCGATCTTGTTCGGACTCGGCATCGTCGTCATGCGCGTGATGCACAAACACATCGCCGCCGCCACCGGACTGATCGCCGGTGCGGTCTTCGGCGTCATGGCAGTGGCATCACGCATCCTCGACGGCCTCGACCCCTTCCATCCCGGCACCCTGTTCACCGACCCGGCGCTCTACGGGTTGCTGTTCAGCGGGATCTGCGGCTTCTACCTGTTCACCGTCGCGTTGCAGACGGGTTCGGTCAACGGTGCGGCCGCCGCCCTGGTGGTGGGCCAGACGGTACTTCCCGGCCTGGTCGGCATCCTGCTGCTGGGCGATGTGACGCGCGCGGGCTGGGGTCCGGTCGCGATCGTCGCCTTCGCCGCCGCGGTCGGGGGTGGGGTCGTTCTCGCCTCTTCGGGGGCGGTCACGGCGGTCGAATCCGCCGACGTCACGAACATGCCCCGGGGCTACGGCCGTACCCAGCGTGAGGTCGATCGGCAGCGGTGA
- a CDS encoding TetR/AcrR family transcriptional regulator — MSAALDVFGTSGYDRGTVSAICAAAKLSRRQFYELFDTREDLLIAAYDMIHGEARTAVLEAFAEIDEVDAGIEDRTRAAVGAFFDSVATDPRRMRIAFVEVGGVSSRVEGHRVQARGQWTEFFSAAAAEFTGLSESEFGFTYEAAAFIGALTEAGHLWASSEHRPDRDTVVEMLVGIILSFAAGRSTPKDL; from the coding sequence ATGTCCGCTGCGCTCGACGTCTTTGGTACCAGCGGCTACGACCGCGGTACCGTGTCCGCCATCTGCGCCGCCGCCAAGTTGTCCCGCAGGCAGTTCTACGAACTGTTCGACACCCGTGAAGACCTGCTGATCGCGGCCTACGACATGATCCACGGCGAGGCGCGCACCGCCGTCCTGGAGGCGTTCGCCGAGATCGACGAGGTGGATGCCGGGATCGAGGACCGGACCCGCGCGGCCGTGGGGGCGTTCTTCGACTCGGTCGCGACGGATCCACGTCGCATGCGGATCGCGTTCGTCGAGGTCGGCGGCGTGAGCAGTCGGGTCGAGGGTCACCGCGTGCAGGCCCGGGGACAGTGGACCGAGTTCTTCTCTGCGGCGGCCGCCGAGTTCACCGGATTGTCGGAGTCGGAGTTCGGGTTCACCTACGAGGCCGCCGCGTTCATCGGCGCACTGACCGAGGCCGGGCATCTCTGGGCGAGCAGCGAACATCGGCCCGACCGGGACACCGTGGTGGAGATGCTCGTCGGCATCATCCTGTCGTTTGCCGCGGGCCGGTCCACGCCGAAAGACCTCTGA
- a CDS encoding Rieske 2Fe-2S domain-containing protein: MQITSIGHAGFHIRTSAGSILCDPWVNPAYFASWVPFPDNSELDWKSLGDCDYLYVSHLHRDHFDERNLRENVNKDATVLLPDYPVPDLRRELEELGFHTFVETEDSVKTTVTNDKGSLDVMIIALRAPADGPIGDSGLIVSDGETTCFNMNDARPIDLDVIDEAFGHVDVHLLQYSGAIWYPMVYDIPRKSKANFAAQKRQRGMDRARSYIEQVGASWVVPSAGPPMFLDDDLFGLNDFGSGVDGADETSIFPDQETFLEQMRIHGTDDGERHRGLMMVSGSVAEFTGPALNEVSHPYAPNEVFGENKRAYLERMKEKFAPVIAADKATWAVDDGEPLLPALRELFEPIMAQSDLICDGIGYPVGLVMDDQTVVLDFPNRIVREPKEGEGKYRYGFRIAPELVRTVLRDDEPDWVNTIFLSTRFTTWRIGGYNEYLYTFFKCLSDERIAYADGWFAEAHDDSASITKDGWELQRRCPHLKADLSKFGVIEGEKLTCNLHGWQWDLPSGRCLTSKGHELRAQRLDG; this comes from the coding sequence TTGCAGATCACCAGCATCGGACATGCCGGTTTCCACATCCGGACCAGCGCCGGTTCCATCCTGTGCGATCCGTGGGTCAACCCTGCGTATTTCGCGTCGTGGGTGCCGTTCCCGGACAACTCCGAACTGGATTGGAAGTCGCTGGGCGACTGCGACTATCTCTACGTCTCACACCTGCACCGCGACCATTTCGACGAGCGCAATCTCCGCGAGAACGTGAACAAGGACGCCACCGTCCTGCTGCCCGACTATCCGGTGCCCGATCTGCGCCGCGAGCTCGAGGAGCTCGGCTTCCATACCTTCGTGGAGACCGAGGACTCCGTGAAGACGACGGTCACCAACGACAAGGGTTCGCTGGATGTGATGATCATCGCACTGCGAGCACCCGCCGACGGCCCGATCGGCGACAGCGGGCTGATCGTCTCCGACGGTGAGACCACCTGCTTCAACATGAACGACGCACGCCCGATCGACCTCGATGTGATCGACGAGGCGTTCGGCCACGTCGACGTCCATCTCCTGCAGTACTCGGGCGCGATCTGGTACCCGATGGTCTACGACATCCCGCGCAAATCGAAGGCCAACTTCGCGGCGCAGAAGCGACAGCGCGGCATGGACCGGGCGCGGTCCTACATCGAACAGGTCGGGGCGAGCTGGGTGGTCCCGTCGGCCGGGCCACCGATGTTCCTCGACGACGATCTGTTCGGTCTGAACGACTTCGGCTCCGGCGTCGACGGTGCGGACGAGACATCGATCTTCCCGGACCAGGAGACCTTCCTGGAACAGATGCGGATTCACGGCACCGACGACGGCGAACGCCACCGCGGCCTGATGATGGTGTCCGGGTCGGTCGCCGAGTTCACCGGCCCGGCGCTGAACGAGGTCTCGCATCCCTATGCGCCGAATGAGGTGTTCGGTGAGAACAAGCGGGCGTACCTCGAGCGGATGAAGGAGAAGTTCGCGCCGGTCATCGCCGCCGACAAGGCCACCTGGGCCGTCGACGACGGCGAGCCGCTGCTGCCCGCACTGCGGGAACTCTTCGAGCCGATCATGGCGCAGTCCGATCTCATCTGCGACGGCATCGGCTATCCGGTCGGCCTGGTGATGGACGACCAGACCGTGGTCCTCGACTTCCCGAACCGCATCGTCCGTGAGCCGAAAGAGGGAGAAGGAAAGTACCGCTACGGTTTTCGGATCGCACCGGAGCTGGTTCGGACCGTGCTCCGCGACGACGAACCCGACTGGGTCAACACGATCTTCCTCTCCACACGATTCACCACGTGGCGGATCGGCGGGTACAACGAGTACCTCTACACATTCTTCAAGTGCCTCAGCGACGAGCGGATTGCCTACGCGGACGGCTGGTTTGCCGAGGCACACGACGATTCGGCGTCGATCACCAAGGACGGCTGGGAACTACAGCGCCGCTGCCCGCACCTGAAGGCCGACCTCTCCAAGTTCGGCGTGATCGAGGGCGAGAAGCTGACGTGCAATCTGCACGGTTGGCAGTGGGACCTGCCGAGCGGCCGGTGCCTCACATCCAAGGGGCACGAGTTGCGCGCCCAACGGCTCGACGGCTGA
- a CDS encoding lysophospholipid acyltransferase family protein, with protein MEPVYDAVITTARLLWLAEGLKFTVSGVENVPKDGPGVVAINHTGYMDFTYAGIPAFLQHRRKVRFMAKKEVFDNKISGPIMRALKHIPVDRGSGAQSYRDAVDYLKRGELVGVYPEATISRSFELKEFKSGAARMALEADAPIIPTVIWGAQRVWTKGHPKNLGRSGAKIMIGVAEPVEPVGSAEEITARLHKVMGEKLLELQDAYGEHPQGEYWVPARLGGSAPTLEEANRMDAEEQAAKAAKRAQRDAPDAES; from the coding sequence ATGGAACCCGTCTACGACGCTGTGATCACGACCGCACGACTGTTGTGGCTGGCCGAGGGGCTGAAGTTCACGGTGTCCGGCGTCGAGAACGTGCCGAAGGACGGACCGGGTGTGGTGGCGATCAACCACACCGGCTACATGGACTTCACCTACGCGGGAATCCCGGCATTCCTGCAGCATCGCCGGAAGGTCCGTTTCATGGCGAAGAAAGAGGTCTTCGACAACAAGATCTCCGGACCGATCATGCGTGCACTCAAGCACATCCCGGTCGACCGCGGGAGCGGCGCGCAGAGCTACCGGGACGCGGTGGACTATCTGAAGCGCGGTGAACTCGTCGGGGTGTACCCGGAGGCGACCATCAGCCGCAGTTTCGAGCTGAAGGAGTTCAAGTCCGGAGCGGCCCGCATGGCCCTCGAGGCCGATGCCCCCATCATTCCGACGGTCATCTGGGGAGCGCAGCGGGTGTGGACGAAGGGGCATCCGAAGAACCTTGGCCGCAGCGGCGCCAAGATCATGATCGGCGTGGCCGAACCCGTCGAACCGGTGGGCAGCGCCGAGGAGATCACCGCCCGCCTCCACAAGGTGATGGGCGAGAAGCTGCTCGAACTGCAGGATGCCTATGGCGAACATCCCCAGGGCGAGTACTGGGTGCCCGCGCGGCTTGGTGGCTCGGCCCCGACGCTCGAGGAGGCCAACCGGATGGACGCCGAGGAGCAGGCGGCGAAGGCCGCCAAGCGGGCGCAACGGGACGCACCGGACGCGGAATCCTGA
- a CDS encoding lysophospholipid acyltransferase family protein: MEPVYRTLEIIAHGLVRAQGLDLRFSGLENIPRAGGAVLTVNHTAYTDFLPAALGMYRAGRRTRYMIKSEVMDIAIMRFLVNHTKTVPVDRSVGAEAYRAAVSRLREGEIVAVYPEATISRSFELKEFKTGAVRMAVEAQVPIVPSIVWGAHRQWTKTKTGSREMGRSHLPVSVRYGEPLTVRPDEGPEEATARLKETMTTLLHEVQDAYGPHPADAFWVPSRLGGSAPTPEEAHVIEDAEAAAKAAARAEKARGGQ; the protein is encoded by the coding sequence ATGGAACCGGTCTACCGGACGCTCGAGATCATCGCGCACGGCCTGGTCCGGGCGCAGGGGCTCGACCTGCGATTCTCGGGGCTCGAGAACATCCCGAGGGCCGGGGGTGCGGTGCTGACCGTCAACCACACCGCCTACACCGACTTCCTGCCCGCCGCCCTGGGGATGTACCGGGCGGGCCGCCGCACCAGATACATGATCAAGTCCGAGGTGATGGACATCGCGATCATGCGATTTCTGGTGAACCACACGAAAACGGTTCCGGTGGACCGCTCGGTGGGTGCGGAGGCATACCGGGCGGCGGTGTCGCGGCTGCGGGAGGGCGAGATCGTCGCCGTGTACCCCGAGGCGACCATCAGCCGCAGCTTCGAGCTGAAGGAGTTCAAGACCGGCGCCGTTCGGATGGCCGTCGAGGCGCAGGTCCCCATCGTGCCGTCGATCGTGTGGGGCGCACATCGGCAGTGGACGAAGACGAAGACCGGTTCCCGAGAGATGGGCCGCAGTCATCTCCCGGTGTCGGTGCGGTACGGCGAGCCGCTGACGGTCCGGCCCGATGAAGGCCCGGAAGAGGCGACCGCGCGGCTCAAGGAGACGATGACCACCCTCCTGCACGAGGTGCAGGACGCGTACGGACCGCACCCGGCGGACGCCTTCTGGGTGCCGTCGAGACTGGGCGGTTCCGCGCCGACGCCTGAGGAGGCGCATGTGATCGAAGATGCCGAGGCCGCCGCGAAGGCGGCCGCGCGAGCAGAGAAAGCGCGTGGTGGGCAGTGA